From Triticum urartu cultivar G1812 chromosome 2, Tu2.1, whole genome shotgun sequence, a single genomic window includes:
- the LOC125535663 gene encoding peroxidase → MAMGSASCISLVVLVALATAASGQLSSTFYDTSCPRALAAIKSGVAAAVSSDPRMGASLLRLHFHDCFVQGCDASVLLAGMEQNAGPNVGSLRGFGVIDNIKTQLESICKQTVSCADILTVAARDSVVALGGPSWTVPLGRRDSTTASASLANSDLPGPSSSRSQLEAAFLKKNLNTVDMVALSGAHTIGKAQCSNFRTRIYGGDTNINTVFATSLKANCPQSGGNTNLANLDTTTPNAFDNAYYTNLLSQKGLLHSDQVLFNNDTTDNTVRNFASNAAAFSSAFTTAMIKMGNIAPLTGTQGQIRLSCSKVNS, encoded by the exons ATGGCCATGGGTTCTGCCTCTTGCATTTCTCTGGTGGTGCTCGTGGCTCTGGCCACGGCGGCGTCCGGGCAGCTGTCGTCGACGTTCTACGACACGTCGTGCCCCAGGGCTCTGGCCGCCATCAAGAGCGGCGTGGCGGCCGCCGTGAGCAGCGATCCCCGCATGGGCGCGTCCCTGCTCAGGCTGCACTTCCACGACTGCTTTGTCCAA GGCTGTGACGCATCTGTTCTTCTGGCTGGCATGGAACAAAACGCGGGTCCGAACGTGGGGTCGCTGAGGGGCTTCGGCGTCATCGACAACATCAAGACCCAGCTGGAGAGTATATGCAAGCAGACCGTCTCCTGCGCCGACATCCTCACCGTCGCCGCCCGCGACTCCGTTGTCGCC CTTGGAGGGCCATCGTGGACTGTCCCGCTGGGGAGACGGGACTCCACCACCGCAAGTGCCTCGCTGGCGAACAGTGACCTCCCTGGCCCGAGCTCTAGCCGGTCACAGCTCGAGGCCGCGTTCCTCAAGAAGAACCTTAACACGGTCGACATGGTCGCGCTCTCAGGCGCGCACACCATCGGGAAGGCCCAGTGCTCCAACTTTCGGACTCGGATCTACGGCGGTGACACCAACATCAACACTGTCTTCGCGACATCTCTCAAGGCCAACTGCCCCCAGTCCGGCGGCAACACCAACCTGGCGAACCTGGACACGACGACGCCCAACGCGTTCGACAACGCCTACTACACCAACCTCCTGTCACAGAAAGGGCTCCTGCACTCGGACCAGGTGCTCTTCAACAACGACACCACCGACAACACCGTCCGCAACTTTGCGTCCAACGCGGCGGCCTTCAGCAGCGCCTTCACGACGGCCATGATCAAGATGGGAAACATCGCGCCGCTCACCGGGACGCAGGGCCAGATCAGGCTCAGCTGCTCCAAGGTGAACTCGTGA
- the LOC125535662 gene encoding peroxidase 1-like: MAASASCISLVVLVALATVASAQLSPTFYDTSCPRALATIKSGVMAAVSSDPRMGASLLRLHFHDCFVQGCDASVLLSGMEQNAIPNNGSLRGFGVIDSIKTQIEAICAQTVSCADILTVAARDSVVALGGPSWTVPLGRRDSIDANEAAANSDLPGPTSSRSDLELAFSNKGLLTVDMVALSGAHTIGQAQCGTFKDRIYNETNIDTTFATSLRANCPRSNGDGSLANLDTTTANTFDNAYYTNLMSQKGLLHSDQVLFNNDTTDNTVRNFASNPAAFSSAFTTAMIKMGNIAPKTGTQGQIRLSCSRVNS, translated from the exons ATGGCCGCCTCTGCTTCTTGCATTTCACTGGTGGTGCTCGTGGCTCTGGCCACGGTGGCGTCGGCGCAGCTGTCGCCGACGTTCTACGACACGTCGTGCCCCAGGGCCCTGGCCACCATCAAGAGCGGCGTCATGGCCGCCGTGAGCAGCGACCCTCGGATGGGCGCGTCGCTGCTCCGGCTGCACTTCCACGACTGCTTCGTCCAA GGCTGTGACGCGTCTGTTCTGCTGTCTGGCATGGAACAAAACGCTATCCCGAACAACGGGTCACTGCGGGGTTTCGGCGTCATCGACAGCATCAAGACACAGATCGAGGCCATCTGCGCCCAGACCGTCTCCTGCGCCGACATCCTCACCGTCGCTGCCCGTGACTCCGTCGTCGCC CTCGGAGGGCCATCATGGACAGTCCCTCTGGGAAGAAGGGATTCCATAGATGCAAACGAGGCGGCGGCAAACAGCGACCTCCCAGGCCCTACATCTAGCCGGTCAGATCTTGAGCTGGCATTCAGCAACAAGGGCCTCCTTACGGTCGACATGGTGGCCCTCTCCGGCGCGCACACCATCGGCCAGGCGCAGTGCGGGACCTTCAAGGACAGGATCTACAACGAGACTAACATCGACACGACCTTCGCCACATCTCTCCGGGCCAACTGCCCCCGGTCCAACGGTGACGGCAGCCTGGCGAACCTGGACACGACCACGGCCAACACGTTCGACAACGCCTACTACACCAACCTCATGTCACAGAAGGGGCTCCTGCACTCGGACCAGGTGCTGTTCAACAACGACACCACCGACAACACCGTCCGGAACTTCGCGTCCAACCCGGCGGCGTTCAGCAGCGCGTTCACGACGGCCATGATCAAGATGGGCAACATCGCGCCGAAGACGGGGACGCAAGGGCAGATCAGGCTTAGCTGCTCCAGGGTGAACTCGTGA